The DNA region AGGAAACTTCCCGAACCTTGTCAACATGCTTGCAGAAATCTTCAAGCAGGCAAAAGATTCAAGTCTCGCGACCGGAATCGAAGTCGGTGAAGCAGGTAATCTCTTATCCAATGGTAAGACAGTAAAAGGCTATGTAAAACCGGCGAAAGAAGGAGACGTTCAGGCATCCTTGTACAAAAAAGGAAAACTTGGACCTCTCTATCAGGACGGTACAGCAAGTGGACTTGACTTCTTCACAGGCGGTGAAAAGAGAATCACCAAATTGAACAAGAACCTTGGACCCGACAAACACGATAACGTGTTGTTCGGTAATTTGATGGTGTTGGCAGTGAACATCGCCGCCAGCGACTTCGAAAAGACCCCGACCGGCTTCGGTGATTTGAAGTACGTCGGTTCGTATGAAGCATGGGACGGAATGACCGTTCGTCAAATCCTTGCAGATGCAAACGATAAGATGACCAACTGGGAATTCGTCACTGCTTCCACATTCAGTGATATGAATGCGGCAGTAGCATCAATCAACGCAGAATTTGCTTCTACGTCGCTTGATACTGCTTCGTTCTTTGCAGGTGGAAAATTGTCATGGACTGGCGTAATGCCGGTGAGCCAGAGCGATATTCTCATCGCGAATCCGAATGCACAACCGTATCAGATTCCGACTGAGCAACATCCTCCGGTTCCGACAGCATTTGCTTTGAACCAGAACTATCCAAATCCATTCAACCCGACAACAACCATTAGCTTTGAACTTGCTGAACCGGCAATTGTTACCGTAAAGGTATTCAATATGTTAGGTCAGGAAGTTGCGACGGTTCTCGATCGTGAAGAATTCTTTGATGGCGTGTATAGCGAAACATTTGATGCGTCAGGCTTGACCTCAGGTGTGTACTTCTATCAGATCCTCACAGATGTAACGAACGAAGAAACAGGTGCAACACAGCACTTTACGCAGACAAAGAAAATGTTGTTAGCGAAGTAAGTGTGGTATTTTCTCCCGTCCTGCGAGAGCAGGGCGGGAGAGCTAATTATAATTTAATTCACAAATATTCAGACACATAAATTAATAAGGGAGAATCCCTAATATGCGATTACGTACTATTTTTTCGATAACTGTAATTTTGATTGCAGTTATTGCTCTATCAACAACAAGTTATTCACAGGCACGAGTTGGCGCGTACGGCTTACAACTGATTGTGAAGGATGATGCAACCGGCGGAGATACACTCTATGCTGGTTTTTCCAATGCCACTTCAGTTTCAGAATTTTGCATTGATGCAGACACGTTTGAAGTAGCTCCGTTCGGAGTTTCTGTCAACGAGTTTGAAAATCCTCCGCTTCCCCCGGATGGAGTTTTTGATGCACGATTTATTAATAACAGGACAAGCGCGGTTGCCTGCCTTGGTCAAGGGTTACCGAATAATTTTCATTTAGCCAAGAATTTTTCATCTTCATTCAGAGATACCTTCCGTGTCCAATTTCAAGGAAGTGCGGCGTCCGGTGGCGCTTACCCATTTCATTTTTCATGGAATTTATCAGGTACTACTTATGCCAACGGTTCATGGACAATGCGATATACTGTTCCAGATGAACCCACTACTGTCGTTGACATGGTTGCAAATTCATCCCACGATATCACTTCTGCGGAAGTTAATAGAGTACTTATAATTTTTGATGGTACTGTTGGAGTCCGTGAGGTAGGTGAGGTTATTCCCCAAACGTTCGGACTCAATCAGAACTATCCGAATCCGTTCAACCCGGCAACAACAATTCGGTTTGATATAAAAAACACATCGGAAACAACGATTGCGGTGTATGATGTCCTCGGAAGAAAAATTGCATCATTAGTGAATGAACAACTTTCTCCGAAACAATATGAAGTAACATGGAACGGAATGACGGATAACGGCATCGTTGCATCAAGCGGAACCTATTATATCCGTATGAATGCAAAGTACACGGAAAACGGTGTTGATGATGAGTTCAGTTCTGTTCGTAAAATTGTTTTAATGAAGTAATTCGTTTCCTCTATAGATTTTTTGGTACAAGCAACAGTTTGATAGGAAATAACCGAATGCGGAATTCGCTTCTGGCGAACTCCGCATTCTCATTTGGGGCTTCTGTTATGACACAACACATTCGAAATATTACCATTATATGTCTCATATTACTCTGCGTATTATTTCCTGAAATATCGTCGAGTCAGGTTAAAATAAAATTACCGCTTATCATTGCTGATGGTGGAGGGAGTTCAACCGGCAAACGGGATACGCTTTGGTTCGGGTATCATCCCGATGCAACTTTTTGTATTGATGCACCATTGACATTTGGTCCTTGTGATGTTATTAAAGAGTATGAAGCGCCTCCAGCACCACCTGAAGGAGTCTTTGATGTTCGTTTTACGAAATCGCGTTCATCGGAAGGGACTTGTTTGGGTCAAGGAGTGTATGATAATATTCATTCGTTTGTGAGTTCAGATCCGGACACCTTCCGACTGAGGTTGCAACCCAGTACCGCTGGTGGATTTCCTTTCAGATTATTTTGGGTTTCAAATCTTTCATTGTACTTTGACAGTGCGCGAATTCAGTATTCCAGTTCAACCGGCACAATCAGAGTGAATATGTTAACAACTTCATCACATGATATTACTGATGCAGAATTTTCTAATTTGCGGATGATTGTAAAAGGAATGAAAGGTTCTCAAATTGCACCAACAGCACCTATACTTCAACAGCCGCCGAATGGGGCGACAAAGCAGTCTCCATCGTTAACTCTTTCCTGGGGTACTGTTGCGAATACAGTACTGTATGAAGTAGAGGTAGCAACTGATTCCTTATTCACAAATATTGTTTTCACTGATACGGCACACTCAACATCTAAGGCAGTCAGCGGTTTACCTGAAAGTCAAAAATTGTTCTGGCATGTTCGTGCGATGAGCGAAGTGCTGTCGGGTTGTTATCAAGATGTTCCGTTTTCGTTTATTACACGATTAGGTCCTCCTCAACTCTCATCACCGAGTGAAGGTGATAACACTGTTCCGACAGAACCAATGTTACGATGGAGAAGGAACATTGCCGCCACCGTATACAATGTTCAGGTATCGCGCAATAATACCTTCACAGATATTGTTACAACGCAAGCAACAGCCGATACATTTTTTCAGGTCGGGACACTTTCGCATTGCAATCCTTATTATTGGAGAGTGAATGCACTAAACGCAACCGACACGAGCGCTTTTTCTTCTGCGAGAAGTTTTACCGTTATTGATACTGACCCGGGACAGCCATCGTTAGTTAATCCCCTCGACAGTACAATTGTTGTTGGAGACCGACCCACACTTTCATGGACAGGTGATATTTGTTCACGAACCTATCTTGTAGAGATCGCGGCTGATACAGGATTTACACAGATTTTACTTTCCCAAAGTCTTACTCAAACATCATATCAAACACCGAATTTAGAGGGAGAAGAAAATTATTTTTGGAGAGTGACTGCGAAAAACGGTTTAAATGTTTTTGGTCCACGTTCTGTTACACGAATGTTTACGACCCCGGTGGTCATTCCAAGCCCTCCTGCGCTTGCTCAACCACCGAATGCCGGACCGCCGGTTCCCGATACAACAATTATTTTTGTGTGGAATCGTGCGAGGAATAAACCGCTTTCATATGTACTTGAACTTTCAAAAAACTCTAATTTTACAGCGATAGTAAAACGTGATACTGTTGCAGATACAACGACAACAATCAGTTCGCTTGATTATTGTACACGGTATTACTGGAGAGTGAATGCACGCAACTCTGCAGGGACGGGACAGTTCTCTCCTGTTTTTGTATTTGATGTGAGAAGAAATATCCCGCGACTACCTCTGATTGTGTCCCCTGTTGCGCCCAGTGATACCGGCGTAACAGATGAGCCAACACTACGATGGAGAGGCGATGCGTGTACTCAGGGGTATGTATTTCAGGTCTCCTTAGATTCCATGTTTACAACCCTCTTGTATGATGAAGCGCTTGCCGATACACAGAAGAAAATTTTAGCCACCGAACCGTATACATGGTATTACTGGCGTGTGAAAGCCACGAACGACCTGGGAGATGGAGCATTTCAGGAGACAAAGTTCAGAACTGTAAGGTTGACCCGACCGAAAGCGCCGTTACTTTTTTCACCTGATTCTACAACGCTTGGTGTGTTACAGTATCCGGTCATGTGTTGGGATTCATCCCGGCGAACTGAATCGTATCGTTTACAAGTAGCATTGGATACAAATTTTACCATTCTCGTTTTCAATGACTCGACACTCACAACGCTGTGCAAACAAGTCGGTCCGCTTCTGTTCAGCAAAACATATTACTGGAGAGTGAACGCAAAGAATGAAGCCGGTACGAGCGAGTATTCAACGGTGTGGTGGTTCAAAACCTTGTTTCCACCCGAACAATCGAATTTAATTCATCCGGAAAACGGCGTTACCGGTGTGTCTGTCACTCCTGAATTACAGTGGAGTATTCCCGACAGAGCCGATAGTTATCATTTACAAGTTGCTAAAGATGCCGCCTTTACAACAATTGTTTATAACGACACCTCGATTCAGACACAGAGTTGGCAGTTATATAATTTAGATAATCGAACGTGGTATTATTGGCGTGTGAGAGCGAAGAATACTGCAGGTTATGGTCCCTTTTCAAGTGTCAATAGTTTCAAGACCACCATTGTTGGAGTCGCTGATTGGGTTACTACGTTATCTGTGAGTGAAACCGGGTTTGGAAAAGATACGGTATATTTTGGGTTACACCCGAATGCAACTCACGGAATAGACCCGCGTATCGGTGAATTTGAATTACCGCAAGTTTCAACCGGTCAGTTTGACCTTCGCTTTGTAGATATTCCCAGTCGTCCGAACCAGATTCGACAAGGCTTACGGTTGAACCGGCTTCCATTCAAAACATATGGACAAGTTGATTCGTTTAAAGTTGCATTTCAATTA from Ignavibacteriota bacterium includes:
- a CDS encoding T9SS type A sorting domain-containing protein, producing the protein MRLRTIFSITVILIAVIALSTTSYSQARVGAYGLQLIVKDDATGGDTLYAGFSNATSVSEFCIDADTFEVAPFGVSVNEFENPPLPPDGVFDARFINNRTSAVACLGQGLPNNFHLAKNFSSSFRDTFRVQFQGSAASGGAYPFHFSWNLSGTTYANGSWTMRYTVPDEPTTVVDMVANSSHDITSAEVNRVLIIFDGTVGVREVGEVIPQTFGLNQNYPNPFNPATTIRFDIKNTSETTIAVYDVLGRKIASLVNEQLSPKQYEVTWNGMTDNGIVASSGTYYIRMNAKYTENGVDDEFSSVRKIVLMK